The region GAAAAATCGCCGAACAATGCTTGCGTCCTGCTGAACCTGTGCGGCTGGAAGGCCACCACGAGGCGTTTTTGCGGATAGCATAGCCTTGCGGTTTCAATGGTCGCGGCGATTTCCGTGGGATGATGGCCGTAGTCGTCAACCACGAGCACTCCGTTCCGCTCACCCTTGTGCTCGAAGCGGCGTCCGACCCCGGCAAAGGCCCCAAGGCCCTGGATGATGTCCGCCTTCGGCACCTCGGCCTCCATGGCCACGCCGATGGCGGCCAGGGCATTGAGCACATTGTGCCGGCCGGGATGAGTCAGGGACACCTCGCCCCAGAATTCGCCCCGGCGATAGACATTGAATCGCGATCCCGCTTCGCAGGTGATGATCTCGGCGCGCAGATCGTTTTCCTCACCGAATCCGTAGGTCATGACCGGACGGCGGACCCTGGACAGAATCGATTGCACGCCCTTGTCATCACCGCAGACCACGTTCAGTCCGTAAAAAGGCACGCTGTTCATGAATTCGACAAAGCTGTCCCGGATTTCGTCCAGATCCTTGTAGTAATCCAGATGATCCGCATCCACGTTGGTGACGATGGATATTCTCGGCAAAAGGCACAGAAACGACCCGTCGGACTCATCCGCTTCGGCGATGAGATAACGCCCCTGTCCGAGCATGGCGTTGGAACCGTAGGCGTTCAGGCGACCGCCGATGATGACCGTGGGGTCCAGGCGGGCCTCCATGAAAATCGTGGCCAGAAGCGACGTGGTCGTGGTTTTCCCGTGAGTCCCGGCCACGGCCACGCCAACCTTCAGGCGCATCAGCTCGGCCAGCATTTCAGCGCGCGGGATGATGGGCACACCATGAGCCCTGGCTTCCTCCAGCTCCGGATTGTCGTCGCGCACGGCAGTGGAGCGGACCACGACCTGCGCGTCGCGGACGTTCTTCCTCTCGTGACCGGCGTGAATCGTGGCCCCCAGAGACTCAAGGCGCAATGCCACCGGCCCCTTGACCAGATCCGAACCCGACACTTCGTAGCCAAGGGTCAGCAGCACTTCGGCAATGCCGCTCATGCCTGCGCCGCCGATGCCGACCATGTGTATTCTTCTGATTTTCG is a window of Deltaproteobacteria bacterium HGW-Deltaproteobacteria-18 DNA encoding:
- a CDS encoding UDP-N-acetylmuramate--L-alanine ligase, with product MKSKIRRIHMVGIGGAGMSGIAEVLLTLGYEVSGSDLVKGPVALRLESLGATIHAGHERKNVRDAQVVVRSTAVRDDNPELEEARAHGVPIIPRAEMLAELMRLKVGVAVAGTHGKTTTTSLLATIFMEARLDPTVIIGGRLNAYGSNAMLGQGRYLIAEADESDGSFLCLLPRISIVTNVDADHLDYYKDLDEIRDSFVEFMNSVPFYGLNVVCGDDKGVQSILSRVRRPVMTYGFGEENDLRAEIITCEAGSRFNVYRRGEFWGEVSLTHPGRHNVLNALAAIGVAMEAEVPKADIIQGLGAFAGVGRRFEHKGERNGVLVVDDYGHHPTEIAATIETARLCYPQKRLVVAFQPHRFSRTQALFGDFSKVFAGVDQLLLTEIYPASESPIPGVSGQSLAQAIRQVTSTPVRFFEDFGAMQAALGEILHEGDLFLTLGAGSIWTVGQGYLDEGAGDS